The genomic stretch GGCACTTCGCGAGCAGGGTCGTTGCTTCGAACGTGCCGTCGGCGCGGCGCTTCCCTTCGACGACCACGTCGGCGTCGTCGACGAAGGTGTCGGGGATCTCGCCGGTGAAGTCGACCGGCAGCGTGGCGGGGCTCGCCTTGTCGACGATCGTGAAGCGGACCTGCCGCCCGCCGGGGAGGCGCTCGATGCTGCCGGTCCTGACCTTCCCGTTGACCCGGAAGTGGCCGGGCAGCTCGCCCTTGGCGTTGAACTCCTGGACGGTGACGTAGTAGGCGAGGCCGCCGTTCGATTTCTGGGTCGCCACGACGAGCATGAAGACGATCGTCGCCGCAATCCCGCACCCGATGAAGATGAATTTTAGCCTGCGTCCGTTCATTCCAGCCGTCTCCCGGTCGCGTCCAAGGGGGGCATGGTAGGCCCGAGGCGAAGGGCCGTCAACGAATCCGGACCAATGCGATCCGGTTGGACACGCTCCGGCGCCGGATGGTATTTTCGACCGGTTCGCGGGAGGTTTTCGTGAAAGAGGCGCGCGCCAAACTCGAGGAGGAGCTCAAGCTGCTCGAGCGCGAGCTGACGATCGAGCTGCCCCGCGAGATCAAGACCGCGGTCGCGATGGGCGACCTCCGCGAGAACGCCGAGTACCACGCCGCGCTCGACCGGCAGCGGTTCGTCCGCGCCCGCATCGGCCAGCTCCGGACCCGCCTCTCCGAGCTCGGCACGATGAACCTCGACCGGATCCCGAAGGACCGCGTCGGCCTAGGCTCGACGGTCGTCTTGAACGACCTCGACGCGGGCGACGAAGTCACCTACGAGCTCGTCATCCCAGAGATGGCCGACCTCGACAAGGGGCTCGTCTCGATCGCGTCGCCGATCGGCCGCGGCCTCATCGGCAGGAAGGACGGGGAGACGGTCACCATCGAGATCCCGTCGGGAAAGAGGCGCTTCGAGATCCTCGAGCTCAAGACGATCCACGAGAAAAACGGAGGATCGTGATCACGATCTTCCACCCCGCCCCGATCGTCCCGCGCCACGTCCCCGCGATCTTCGAGCGTCCGAGCCGCCGCCGGTAGGAGACCGGAACCTCGCGATAACGCAGGCCGCGCCGGATCGCCTTGACCTGCATCTCCGCCGTCCACCCGTAGCCGCGGTCCTCCATCCCGAGGGCGACGAGCGACGGCCATCGGATCGCGCGGAACGGCCCGAGATCGGTGACGCGGACACCGTAGAGCGCGCGGATGAGGTGGGCCGCCACGCGGTTGCCGGCGCGCTGCTGCGGGAGGAGCGCGCCCCGCTCCGCGCGTCCCGCCGCGCGCGAACCGACGACGAGGTCGGCCTCGCCGCTCTCGATCGGGAGGAGGAGCTGTATGAGCTCCTCCGAGTGGTCGGAGTGGTCCGCGTCGACGAACGCGACGACGTCCGGCGGCGGGACGGTCGAAGCCAGGGCGGCGAGCCCGGCGAGGCAGGCGCTCCCGTAGCCGCGGCGCGGCTCGGCGACGACGCGGCAGCCGTGGGACGCTGCGACGGCGGCCGTTCCGTCGGTCGATCCGTTGTCGACGACGACGATCTGCCGGATCGCATGGCGCGGGAGGTCGGCGAGGACGAGGGGAAGGGCGCGCTCCTCGTCGAGCGCCGGGATGACGAGGTCGACGATCACCCGCCGTATGATAAGCGGCCCGTGCCGGAACCGACGCGCTCTCCCGCCGCCGCTCTCCTCGTCGCGCTGCGTCCGAAGCAGTGGGTCAAGAACGTCTTCGTCTTCGCGCCGCTCGTCTTCGCCGACCGCCTGTTCGACGCGCACGCCGTCGCCTTGGCCCTGGCGACGTTCGTCACATTCTGTCTTCTTTCCTCGGCCGTGTACCTGGCGAACGACGTCCGCGACCGCGAAGCCGACCGCCTGCACCCGGTGAAGTGCCGGCGGCCGATCGCCGCCGGCGAGCTGTCGCCCGCGGTCGCCATCGCGGCGTCGGTCGTGCTCGACGCGATGGCGCTCGCCGCCGCCTTCGTCATCGCGCCGCGCGTCGGCGGGGTCGCGACGGCCTACCTCGTCCTCAACATTCTTTACTCGTTCGGCCTCAAGCGCGTCGTCATCCTCGACGTGATGATCGTCGCGTCGGGCTTTCTCCTCCGCGCGGCCGCGGGGGCCTTCGCGCTCGACGTCTTGATCTCTCACTGGCTCGTGCTCTGCACGGGCCTGCTGGCGCTCTTCCTCGGCTTCGTCAAGCGCCGCCAGGAGATCGCGACGCTGACCGACGGCCTCGGCACCCGCGCGATCCTCCGGGAATATTCGCTCCCGTTCCTCGACGAGATGATCGGGGTCGTCACCGCGGCGACGGTCGTCGCCTACGCGTTCTACGCCTTCGATCCGAAGACCGCCGAGAAGCTGCACACCGAGTACATGGGACTGACGATTCCCTTCGTCCTGTATGGAATCTTCCGGACCCTCTACCTCGTCCACCAGCGGGGGGAAGGGGAGAACCCGACCGGCCTCTTCCTGAGCGACCGGCCGCTGCAGGTCGCGGTCCTCTCGTGGGGCGTTTCCGTCGTCCTCCTGCTCTACTTCAGACCGTAAGATCGTGGTTTCCTTGACTCGAAGGTAGCCGGTCCATACGATTCACCGGGCCCATGAGCGTCACCGCCACGCAATCGGCCGTCCGTCATTCCGTCCTCGTGGTGGACGACTCGAATCTCCTTCGCGGCATCCTCAAGGAAGAGCTCGAAGCCGAGGGGTTCGAGGTCCACATGGCCGAGGACGGCCCGCAGGCGCTCGAGCGCGCGCGCGACCTCCGTCCGGACGTCATCCTCCTCGACGTCGGCCTGCCCGGGATCGACGGCTACGAGGTCTGCCGCCGGGTCAAGGGCGACGCGGCGACGGCGGACATCCCGGTGCTCATGATCACGGCCTTGAACGAGCTCAAGGACAAGCTCGCCGGGTTCGAGGCCGGCGCCGACGATTACCTGACGAAGCCGTTCTTCACGAAGGAGCTCTTGGCGCGCCTCCGGAAGAATCTCCGCATGCGCGAGTCGATCCACGCGAGCCGCCGGCTGGGGCAGTCGTACCTCGAGATGCTCTTCGGGATCGGCTCGGCGATCACGTCTCCGTTCAAGGTCGACGACGAGGTCGAGATCATCCTGCGGCAAGGGCTCGTCGCCGTCGGCGCAGCGAAGGGCGCGATCCTCCTGTTGGACCAGGACCACGGCATGCTCGAGGTCAAGGGGACGATGGGGATGGACGCCCCGTCCGATCCGCAGATCGGTCAGCGGCATCGCATCTCGGACAAGCTCCCCGTCGTCGACGCCGCGGAAAGTGGCACGACCGGCATTCGCATCTACGAAGACCCGTCGCGATCCGTCGTCTTCGTCCCGATGGTCTCGAAGGAGAAGCTCGTCGGTGGGATCGAGCTGTACCTGGGCGAGCGCCGCGGCCGGCTCGCCGTCAACGAGCAGAAGGTCCTCTACGCGCTCGCGAGCCAAGCGGCGATCTTCCTCGTCAACGCGCGCCTCGAGCGCGACGTCCGCTCGATGTTCCTGAGCATCATCGTGTCGATGGCCGGCGCCGTCGACGCCAAGGACGCGTACACGCACGGGCACTCCCTCCGCGTGGCGCGCGTCTCGCTCATCGTCGCGCAGCAGAAGGGTCTCGCCCGGGAAGAGCTGGAGCCGCTCCTCCTCTCGGCGATCCTCCACGACGTCGGGAAGATCGGCATCCCGGACAACATCCTGAAGAAGCCCGAGAAGCTGAATCGCCAGGAGTTCGAGATCATGAAGGGCCACGCCGTGGCCGGCGCGAAGATGCTCCAGCACATCCGCGCGCTCGAGAACGTGATCCCCGGCATCCTCTACCACCACGAGTACTGGAACGGTACGGGCTATCCGCACGGTCTCGCGGGCGAGGGGATCCCGCTCCAGGGCCGGATCATCCACATCGGCGATGCGTTCGACGCGATGACGACCGACCGCGTGTACCGGACGAAGATCGGCGTCGCAGGCGCCATGAATGAGATCACGAAGCACGCGGGTCACCAGTTCGACCCGGACCTCGTCCAGTGCCTCGTCGAGGCGCACCGGCAAGGGCTCGTCCCCGACGGCCTCCCCGAATCGACCCCGACGCTCCACGAGCTCATCGACCGCATCCGATGACCGCGCCCGCGAAGCTCCGCCTCCTCGCGGTCGACGACAACCGGCTCATCCTCCGCGTCATCGCCGACTTCTTCACGCCGCGCGGCTTCACCGTCGTCACGGCGGAAGGGGTGGCCGAGGCACGGGAGGCGATCGACGAGCGGCTTCCCGACGTCATCGTCTCCGACATCCTCATGCCGGAGATCGACGGCTGGGAGTTCTTCGACGGCGTGCGCCGCGACCCGCGCACCGCCGCGATCCCGTTCGTCTTCCTCACGGTCGAGGGGGAGCTGCCGCAGCGCCTGCGCGGCCTCCACCTCGGCGCCGACGACTATCTGACGAAGCCGTTCGCCGTCGAGGAGCTGCACGCCCGGCTCGTGAAGCTCGTCGAGAGGCGCCGCGGCGGCGGCACCGCCGACGCCCTGCTCGCGGGCTCCGTCGAGCATCTGGCGATCTCCGATCTTCTCCAGATCCTCTCGCTCAACGGCAAGGACGGCCTGGTCCAACTGAGCGAAGGCGACCTGAGCGGCCTCATCGCGTTCGACCGCGGCCGGATCGTTCACGCCGAGACCGGCTCCTGCCGCGGCACCAAGGCTCTCTTCCGGATGCTCGGCTGGACGGCGGCGCGCTTCCGCGTCCTCCCGCGGCCCGCGTCGTTCACCGACGCGTCCATCACGGCACCCACCGCCGGCATCCTCATGGACGGCCTCGTCGCGCTCGACGAGTGGGTCCGCTTCAAGGAGTTGCTGCCGGAGGACGGCACGCGCCTCGCCCTCGCCGCGGACGCGCGGGCACGCCTGTCGGGCCAAGGCGTCAACCCCGTCGAGTTCGACGTCCTGGCGCGAGCGCGAATCGGCGCCACCGTCGCCGAGACGATCGCCGAGAGCCCGCATCCCGACGCGCAGGTCGCGGAGGCGATCTGCACGCTCCTGGGGCGAGGCGTGCTCGAGGTCGACCGCGGAGCGTCGCTGGCGGGGTAAACTCTCCCGCCCCATGGCGCTGCCGTCCGTTCTCATGATCTTCACCGGCGGGACGATCTCCATGAAGATCGTTCCCGGCCGCGGCGCCGTCCCCGCGCGCGGCGGGCAGGAGCTCCTCGAGACCGTTCCGAAGATCGGGACGTTCGCGCGCATCACGTGCGAGGACTTCGACCGCCTGCCCGGCCCGCACTGGACGGCGGCGCGGATGATGGACCTCGCGCGGCGGCTCGACGAGCGCCTCGAGGGCGACGCGTTCGACGGCGCGGTCGTCACGCACGGGACCGACACGCTCGAGGAGACGGCGTACCTCCTCGACCTCGTCCTCCGTACGGACAAGCCGGTCGTCCTCACCGGCGCCATGAAGACCGCCGACGACGCGATCTGGGACGGCCCGGGAAATCTCATCGCGTCGGTTCGCGCGGTGGCCGGCCTCCGCGGACGGCGCGTCGGCGTCGCGGCGATGATGGGCGAGACGCTCCACGCGGCGCGTCACGTCGCCAAGGCGCACACCGAGTCGTTCGGCGCGTTCTCGTCGAGCCAGGGCGGGCCGCTCGGCGAGCTGGAGAGCGAAGGGCTGCAGCTCTACGCCGCGCCGATGCGGGACGAGCGCTACGACGTCGCCGGGCTCGAGGCCGACGTCGCGCTCGTGACGGCGTGCGTCGGCGCCGATGCGCGCCCGCTGCGGCACGCGATCGCGGACGGCGCCAAGGGGATCGTCCTCGAGGCGCTCGGCCGCGGCAACGTTCCGCCGCCGATGGTGCCCGCGATCCGTGACGCGCTGGCGGCCGGAATCCCGGTCGTCGTCGCGAGCCGCTGCGGCCACGGCCGCACGGGCCCGACCTACGGCTACGAGGGGGGCGGTCTCACGCTCCGCGAGGCGGGGGCGATCTTCGCCGGCGACCTCGCGGCGCCGAAGGCGCGGATCAAGCTGATGGTGCTGCTCGGCGCGGGGTACGGTCTCGAGAAGATCCGGGACGCGTTCGAGCGCCCCCCACGGTGAGCGAGCCCGCCGCCCTTCGCTTCGTGAAGGGGATCGGGCCGAAGCGCGCGGCGGCGCTCGAGGCCGTGGGCATCGCGTCGGCGGCAGGTCTCCTCGAAGTGCTTCCGTTCCGATGGGAGGACCGGCGCGCATTCGCGCGCGTCGCGGACCTCGTGCCGGGCGGGCCCGACACGACTCTCGACCTCCGCGTCGCGAGCGCACGGTTGATCCGCACGCGCCAGCGCGGCTTTTCGATCTTCCAGGCGACGCTCGAGGACGCGAGCGGGGCGATCAAGGCGGTCTGGTACAACCAGCCGTATCTCGAGCGGGTGTTCACGAAGGGCGCGCGCGTCGTCGTGTTCGGGCATGCCGAGATCGACCGACGGGGGGAGATCGTCCTCGCGAACCCCGATTACGAGCGTCTCGATGCGGACGACGCGGCGGGGGTTCACACGGGCCGGATCGTGCCGGTCTACCGGAAGCTCGGCGGCCTCACCTCGAAGGCGCTCCGCGCCGCGATGCACGGCGTCGTGGAGGGACTGGGCCCCGCCGACGTTCTCGATCCGGTTCCCGCCGAGGTCAGGCTTCGCCACGGGCTCCTGTCGCACGCCGACGCGCTCGCGGGCACGCACTTCCCTCCGGGAGAGGTCTCGATGACCGATCTCGCCGAGAGGCGGACGCCGCCGCAGCGCACGCTCGCCTTCACCGAGATCTTCCTCGTCCAGCTCGCCCTCGCCGCGCGACGGGACGCCGCCGTGAAGGCGCCGCGCGCCGCGCACTACGAGATCCCCGAGGCGCTCCGGGAGAAGCTCGCGAAGGTCCTCCCGTTCAAGCTCACGGGGGCGCAGAAGCGCGTCCTCCGCGAGATCGGCGACGACCTCCGCTCGCCCCACCCGATGAGCCGCCTGCTCCAGGGGGACGTCGGGTCGGGGAAGACGATCGTCGCGCTCATGGCGCTCCTGGTCGCGATCGACAACGGCCACCAGGGCGCGCTCATGGCGCCGACCGAGATCCTCGCCGACCAGCACGCGCGGAACATCCTCGCCCTCCTGCAACGCTCCGGGCTCCCGGTCAAGGTCGCGGTCCTGACCGGCTCGCAGAAGGCCGCGGCGCGCCGGCGCGCGCTCGCCGACATCGCAAACGGCCACGCGCAGCTCGTCATCGGAACGCACGCCCTCTTCGAGGCGGGGGTGACGTTCAAGCGGCTCGGCCTCGTCGTCGTCGACGAGCAGCACCGCTTCGGGGTCATGCAGCGCGCGGCGCTCGTGTCGAAGGGGAGCCGTCCCGACGTGCTCGTGATGACCGCGACCCCGATCCCGCGCTCGCTCGCGCTCACCCTCTACGGCGATCTCGACCTCTCGGTCCTGGACGAGCTGCCGCCGGGGCGGACCCCGATCACCACGGTCGTGAGGACCGAGAAGGACCGGGCGCGCGTCTACACCGGGCTGCGCCAGGAGATCGCGCGCGGCCGGCAGGCGTACGTCGTCGTCCCGCTCGTCGAGGAGACGGCGCGCACCGACCTGAAAGCCGCCACCGCCTTCGCCTCGTTCTTGAAGAAGGAGGTCATGCCCGACCTCGTCGTCGGACTCCTGCACGGGCGGATGAAGGGCGACGAGAAGGACAGGGTCATGAGCGCGTTCGCGCGCGGGGCGATCCAGGTGCTCGTCGCGACGACGGTCGTGGAGGTCGGCGTCGACGTGCCGAACGCGTCCGTCATGATCGTCGAGCACGCGGAGCGTTTCGGCCTCTTCCAGCTCCATCAGCTCCGCGGGCGCGTCGGCCGCGGGTCGGCGAAGTCGTACTGCGTGCTGATGGTGGGCGAGGACGGACGCG from Candidatus Polarisedimenticolaceae bacterium encodes the following:
- a CDS encoding cytochrome c maturation protein CcmE, translating into MNGRRLKFIFIGCGIAATIVFMLVVATQKSNGGLAYYVTVQEFNAKGELPGHFRVNGKVRTGSIERLPGGRQVRFTIVDKASPATLPVDFTGEIPDTFVDDADVVVEGKRRADGTFEATTLLAKCPSKYEAADPGKRS
- the greA gene encoding transcription elongation factor GreA; this translates as MKEARAKLEEELKLLERELTIELPREIKTAVAMGDLRENAEYHAALDRQRFVRARIGQLRTRLSELGTMNLDRIPKDRVGLGSTVVLNDLDAGDEVTYELVIPEMADLDKGLVSIASPIGRGLIGRKDGETVTIEIPSGKRRFEILELKTIHEKNGGS
- a CDS encoding glycosyltransferase family 2 protein, which codes for MIVDLVIPALDEERALPLVLADLPRHAIRQIVVVDNGSTDGTAAVAASHGCRVVAEPRRGYGSACLAGLAALASTVPPPDVVAFVDADHSDHSEELIQLLLPIESGEADLVVGSRAAGRAERGALLPQQRAGNRVAAHLIRALYGVRVTDLGPFRAIRWPSLVALGMEDRGYGWTAEMQVKAIRRGLRYREVPVSYRRRLGRSKIAGTWRGTIGAGWKIVITILRFSRGSS
- a CDS encoding decaprenyl-phosphate phosphoribosyltransferase, with the protein product MPEPTRSPAAALLVALRPKQWVKNVFVFAPLVFADRLFDAHAVALALATFVTFCLLSSAVYLANDVRDREADRLHPVKCRRPIAAGELSPAVAIAASVVLDAMALAAAFVIAPRVGGVATAYLVLNILYSFGLKRVVILDVMIVASGFLLRAAAGAFALDVLISHWLVLCTGLLALFLGFVKRRQEIATLTDGLGTRAILREYSLPFLDEMIGVVTAATVVAYAFYAFDPKTAEKLHTEYMGLTIPFVLYGIFRTLYLVHQRGEGENPTGLFLSDRPLQVAVLSWGVSVVLLLYFRP
- a CDS encoding HD domain-containing phosphohydrolase, with product MSVTATQSAVRHSVLVVDDSNLLRGILKEELEAEGFEVHMAEDGPQALERARDLRPDVILLDVGLPGIDGYEVCRRVKGDAATADIPVLMITALNELKDKLAGFEAGADDYLTKPFFTKELLARLRKNLRMRESIHASRRLGQSYLEMLFGIGSAITSPFKVDDEVEIILRQGLVAVGAAKGAILLLDQDHGMLEVKGTMGMDAPSDPQIGQRHRISDKLPVVDAAESGTTGIRIYEDPSRSVVFVPMVSKEKLVGGIELYLGERRGRLAVNEQKVLYALASQAAIFLVNARLERDVRSMFLSIIVSMAGAVDAKDAYTHGHSLRVARVSLIVAQQKGLAREELEPLLLSAILHDVGKIGIPDNILKKPEKLNRQEFEIMKGHAVAGAKMLQHIRALENVIPGILYHHEYWNGTGYPHGLAGEGIPLQGRIIHIGDAFDAMTTDRVYRTKIGVAGAMNEITKHAGHQFDPDLVQCLVEAHRQGLVPDGLPESTPTLHELIDRIR
- a CDS encoding response regulator, which encodes MTAPAKLRLLAVDDNRLILRVIADFFTPRGFTVVTAEGVAEAREAIDERLPDVIVSDILMPEIDGWEFFDGVRRDPRTAAIPFVFLTVEGELPQRLRGLHLGADDYLTKPFAVEELHARLVKLVERRRGGGTADALLAGSVEHLAISDLLQILSLNGKDGLVQLSEGDLSGLIAFDRGRIVHAETGSCRGTKALFRMLGWTAARFRVLPRPASFTDASITAPTAGILMDGLVALDEWVRFKELLPEDGTRLALAADARARLSGQGVNPVEFDVLARARIGATVAETIAESPHPDAQVAEAICTLLGRGVLEVDRGASLAG
- a CDS encoding asparaginase, translating into MALPSVLMIFTGGTISMKIVPGRGAVPARGGQELLETVPKIGTFARITCEDFDRLPGPHWTAARMMDLARRLDERLEGDAFDGAVVTHGTDTLEETAYLLDLVLRTDKPVVLTGAMKTADDAIWDGPGNLIASVRAVAGLRGRRVGVAAMMGETLHAARHVAKAHTESFGAFSSSQGGPLGELESEGLQLYAAPMRDERYDVAGLEADVALVTACVGADARPLRHAIADGAKGIVLEALGRGNVPPPMVPAIRDALAAGIPVVVASRCGHGRTGPTYGYEGGGLTLREAGAIFAGDLAAPKARIKLMVLLGAGYGLEKIRDAFERPPR
- the recG gene encoding ATP-dependent DNA helicase RecG, with the translated sequence MSEPAALRFVKGIGPKRAAALEAVGIASAAGLLEVLPFRWEDRRAFARVADLVPGGPDTTLDLRVASARLIRTRQRGFSIFQATLEDASGAIKAVWYNQPYLERVFTKGARVVVFGHAEIDRRGEIVLANPDYERLDADDAAGVHTGRIVPVYRKLGGLTSKALRAAMHGVVEGLGPADVLDPVPAEVRLRHGLLSHADALAGTHFPPGEVSMTDLAERRTPPQRTLAFTEIFLVQLALAARRDAAVKAPRAAHYEIPEALREKLAKVLPFKLTGAQKRVLREIGDDLRSPHPMSRLLQGDVGSGKTIVALMALLVAIDNGHQGALMAPTEILADQHARNILALLQRSGLPVKVAVLTGSQKAAARRRALADIANGHAQLVIGTHALFEAGVTFKRLGLVVVDEQHRFGVMQRAALVSKGSRPDVLVMTATPIPRSLALTLYGDLDLSVLDELPPGRTPITTVVRTEKDRARVYTGLRQEIARGRQAYVVVPLVEETARTDLKAATAFASFLKKEVMPDLVVGLLHGRMKGDEKDRVMSAFARGAIQVLVATTVVEVGVDVPNASVMIVEHAERFGLFQLHQLRGRVGRGSAKSYCVLMVGEDGRGAASERLRTMEATSDGFKIAEKDLELRGPGAVFGTQQHGLSDLQFLAVILRDPALLDAARAEAQRLASEGRAEGLLAELTGGWRQRLELPALG